TCTCTGGGAGAGTTTCAAGCATCCTCACAACTCTCTCTTGCCAGGAATGACTCTTGGGACCAAGAATGAGAATCTGAAGCTTACTTCTTGGAGAAGCTATGTTGATCCTTCAACAGGGAACTACACAGCTGGTCTTTCTCCTTTCGCGTATCCCGAGCTTCTTATATGGAAGAACAATGCTCCAATCTGGCGTAGCGGACCGTGGAACGGTCAGGTTTTCATCGGTTTACCGGATGTGGATGGGTTTAGCCTTAGCAATGATTATCAAGGAACAGCTTCTTTGTCTTATGGTAATGACTCTTTCATGTTTCACTTGGATCCTGATGGAGTCTTGTATCAGAGAGAGTACTCTCGTGCTTCTACGAGAGGTTTGAACACTGCAACTTGTGATGCATACGGTAAATGTGGTCCATTTGCGAGCTGCAGTTCTCGTGAACTTCCACCTTGTAACTGCGTTAAAGGGTTTGCGCCGAGGAATCAAGCAGAGTGGGACGATGGGAACTGGAGTAATGGATGTGTGAGGATAGTTTCCTTTCGTTGCAAGAAGGAGAACAATGTAAGTAGTAACAGAGGAAAAGGAGATGGGTTCTTGAGACTGCAGAAGATGAAAGTACCAGTCTCCGCGGAACGGTCACTGGCTAATGAGAAGGATTGTGCTACACAATGTTTAGAGAACTGTTCTTGCACAGCTTATGCTTATGTTCAAGGAATAGGATGCATGGTTTGGAGTGGTAGCTTAGTTGATATGCAATCCTTTTTGCCAAGTGGCATTGATCTTTATATTAGGATTGCACATTCTGAAAGTGAGTTTAAAAAATCTCTTGTAGTCTAACTTGTTTTCTCATTTGACTACATTGACTTATGTTTTTCTCACCTAATCTTGTAGAAAGACATAACTATGTAGCAATTGTGATATGCGTTGCGTTTGTTGCTGCTGCCTTTCTTCTTTTAGCatgccaaaaattcaaaaagcgTTCAGGTTAGAGTTTTTGTTTAGCTCATTTATAATAGTTTTCTTGAAATCATAATTGGTTTTGAATCATTTGCTTATTTGCCTTTGGCAGCACCAGAGAGCCGTAGAAGGCCAGAGCTAATGTTTAACAGAATGGAACCAGCTACAAGTGAAAATGAGTCTCCTTACACGTtcaagcctaatgagtttccacTTTTTGAGTTTCAAGTGTTGGCTAAAGCAACGGATCACTTCTCTCACAGAAACAAGCTGGGGCAAGGAGGGTTTGGTCCAGTTTACAAGGTAAAACATTAAATAAGAATCTTTCTGACAATAGAtatgtgtaatattttttttaatttttttctcttagGGGAAGTTACCAGAAGGGCAAGAGATTGCAGTAAAGAGGCTCTCACGTGCATCTGGACAAGGGCTAGAGGAACTTATGAATGAGGTTGTTGTGATTTCGAAGCTGCAGCATAGAAATTTAGTAAGAGTACTTGGCTGTTGCATTGAAGGTGAAGAAAGGCTGTTGGTCTATGAATACATGCCTAACAAAAGCTTGGATGCATATCTGTTTGGTAAGCTTTTCACCTATGTTTTGTCAACTATGTTTTTCAACTCTGTTTTTACTATTTAGTAATGCTTTCTCAGACCCAACTAAGCAAAAGATTCTTGATTGGAAGACACGGTTCAACATCATGGAAGGAATTTCCAGAGGTCTTTTGTACCTTCACAGAGATTCAAGACTTAGGATCATACACAGAGATCTAAAAGCCAGCAACATTTTGTTAGATGACAATCTGAATCCAAAGATATCTGATTTTGGACTTGCAAGAGTTTTCGAAGCGAATGAAGATGCAGCAGAAACAAGAAGAGTTGTTGGGACATAGTAAGTATATATCTATTCCCTACAAAGTACACAAACAAAACATTTTGAAACCAATATGAATGAAAGTTTTGTTATTGCAGCGGCTATATGTCACCGGAATATGCAATGGAAGGTTACTTTTCAGAAAAATCAGACGTTTTCAGCTTGGGGGTTATCTTTCTAGAGATCATAAGTGGGAGAAGAAACTCTCACAAGGAAGAAAACAATCTCAACCTTTTAGCTTATGTTAGTGtgtactaattaatattcagtGTTTAGTAACTTTGCTAGCTTTGAAACTTACCTTAACATTTGTGTTTTACAGGCGTGGAACCTGTGGAATGATGGGGAGGCTGCTTCTCTGGCGAATCCAATAGTCTTTGATGAGTGTTTTGAGAAAGAAATAGCCAAATGTGTTCAGATTGGTTTGTTATGTGTGCAACAACTTGCAAACGATAGACCGAATGTTTCAAACGTGATATGGATGCTAACTACCGAGAATGCACACCTCCCTGAGGCAAAGCAGCCTGCGTTTATAGCAAGAAGAGAAGTTTCTGTGGCTGGATCTTCTGACCGGAGTAGTCAAATGGTCACTATCAATGATGCGAGTCTCACTGCTATAACAGGACGTTAACCTCACAAAACCCAATCTGTgtgtttatattatgttttgagaATCTCCATGTTTACAACCTTTATTATTCTGCTTatgtttagtgattaggattaaGATTAGGAGatgtatttttaagaatttatGTCAGGTTCACTGACAAcatattttgtattattattaCCAGAGTTAAAACAACTTGTGTGAAACAATAGATTCTAGTACTGAAACTGGAACAGAAGAAAACTATAGAAGCCAAGGCATCTTTACTTGTGAAACTACTTCAAGATATCTAAATAACTGTGGAGACATTTGGTGATGATCTTCTAAGCCTGTTCGACACTGCAGGTGAGAATGTTTAAATGGGTATATATGTACAGCGAATTCAACCGCAGAAAAAGACGTTACACATAGGAATAAATCAGACCGACTTTAAGGGCACACATTAttatttgtgtttgtgttttatGTGTTAAGGACTTAAGGGTTACCTTCACAATGATAAAGATTAAGCGTGGTGCATGTCAAAGATTGTGGGCCTAAAGGAGATAGATTAGATTTGAAAGATATGAACTACCAAATAGAAGATGAGCCTCGTctgaaattttaactttgtgCATTAGCCCAAAACAAAGTTAAAACACTGAAATAATTGGTTTTTGTGTAAATGTGTTTACCGGCTACCAAGTAATTATTTGTCTTTTGTCTTTTGTTCAGGATGATGTCGAGTGCCGGTCAGCAGTAAATTTGGGCTGGATGCAAATTATAATTATGGGcctgtatattaaaaataaaacacataaaataataattacttaGTGAATCGAACCACTTACCTTTCATAAAAGAATTCTAATGACTAACCAACTAAGCTACTAAAGCATTGACTCAAATCACGGCCGGAAAATTACATATCTTTAAACTGGGCTGGAAGCACATGCTTCTACTCAGGACCGGTACTGAGTCGCTTTTAGAACAGAGAACTCTGTTTTATtataatagatagatagatttcTCTGTTATTATCAATTCCTTTAGTTTACTAACATCTTATTTTTACTTTCCTTAGAAAACACTCGAGAATCACTAAAATGATACTGGACATACTACTAATCTCACTATTCTTCGTGATTATAACTTGCGGAGTTGGCTTCATTGTTGACAATCCATCATTACATGTATCCATGTAGGCCAATGTAAATCCGACTTCAATGTTTAAGCTGTCGTAGTCCTTCGTTGCCAAAACTTTGAGAGCACGATCATTATGAAAAAGAGAATCGTCGTACAATTCCTCGAATAACTGAACTGCCTTCAAATCCGCACCCGTTGTGTTGCCTTCGAACATTTTTATTTGCTTCAGCGTATCTGAAGTGTTTCGAGACTGATAATTGATCAAAAAATTGGCCAGAccagaaaaatctaattttgtaatttcaaGAGTTGGCTTTAGAATCTCAAAACAAAGTGAATGATTGATATTTTCTTTGTTACAGATGGATTCGATATCTCTTTTTGTAACCATCATATTAAATCTTGCATATGATGAGACAACAAGAAGAAATAAAACCATAAGAGCCAACAAAAAGTGTTTTTTGATGTATGCAGccattgtgtttcaaaaaaaaaaaaaaaaaaaaaaaaaaaaagatgtatgCAGCCATATTTTGTTCTGAATATTTGAAAAGATATGAGATTTATATTTGctgaactatatatatatagacttaaTATGGTagaagtatatttttattttaaatttgcaGTGTGTGCTAGCAGATTATATACCATACTAGGggggtgtccgcgcttcgcgcggaatattgttttattattgctaagaacatgatttttttttttggataatgtaattatgttatcgtttttatttgttaagatcattatttgatgtttttagtttgttatGTAGTAGgtgataagttaatatattttgcgtttgtttttttttgaataatgtgttgttgtgtatATAGTACTTGTTAGTAGTTAAATGAGCCTTTAACGTAAactaatattgaatttcaataactttgcatatacgcatttgttgattctaagattaacggt
The window above is part of the Brassica napus cultivar Da-Ae chromosome C8, Da-Ae, whole genome shotgun sequence genome. Proteins encoded here:
- the LOC106367004 gene encoding G-type lectin S-receptor-like serine/threonine-protein kinase At1g11330 isoform X2; the encoded protein is MVVLVNTRCRFALLLLAAFSCFSLKLCSGGEDTITFSAPVKDSETLLSKNGVFRFGFFTPVNSTAGLRYVGIWYDKSPAQTVVWVANKDAPVNDISGVVSISEDGNLVVKDGRNRLLWSTNITSTMAPNATLVQLMNTGNLRLQDSRSNGEILWESFKHPHNSLLPGMTLGTKNENLKLTSWRSYVDPSTGNYTAGLSPFAYPELLIWKNNAPIWRSGPWNGQVFIGLPDVDGFSLSNDYQGTASLSYGNDSFMFHLDPDGVLYQREYSRASTRGLNTATCDAYGKCGPFASCSSRELPPCNCVKGFAPRNQAEWDDGNWSNGCVRIVSFRCKKENNVSSNRGKGDGFLRLQKMKVPVSAERSLANEKDCATQCLENCSCTAYAYVQGIGCMVWSGSLVDMQSFLPSGIDLYIRIAHSEKRHNYVAIVICVAFVAAAFLLLACQKFKKRSESRRRPELMFNRMEPATSENESPYTFKPNEFPLFEFQVLAKATDHFSHRNKLGQGGFGPVYKGKLPEGQEIAVKRLSRASGQGLEELMNEVVVISKLQHRNLVRVLGCCIEGEERLLVYEYMPNKSLDAYLFDPTKQKILDWKTRFNIMEGISRGLLYLHRDSRLRIIHRDLKASNILLDDNLNPKISDFGLARVFEANEDAAETRRVVGTYGYMSPEYAMEGYFSEKSDVFSLGVIFLEIISGRRNSHKEENNLNLLAYAWNLWNDGEAASLANPIVFDECFEKEIAKCVQIGLLCVQQLANDRPNVSNVIWMLTTENAHLPEAKQPAFIARREVSVAGSSDRSSQMVTINDASLTAITGR
- the LOC106367004 gene encoding G-type lectin S-receptor-like serine/threonine-protein kinase At1g11330 isoform X3; this encodes MVVLVNTRCRFALLLLAAFSCFSLKLCSGGEDTITFSAPVKDSETLLSKNGVFRFGFFTPVNSTAGLRYVGIWYDKSPAQTVVWVANKDAPVNDISGVVSISEDGNLVVKDGRNRLLWSTNITSTMAPNATLVQLMNTGNLRLQDSRSNGEILWESFKHPHNSLLPGMTLGTKNENLKLTSWRSYVDPSTGNYTAGLSPFAYPELLIWKNNAPIWRSGPWNGQVFIGLPDVDGFSLSNDYQGTASLSYGNDSFMFHLDPDGVLYQREYSRASTRGLNTATCDAYGKCGPFASCSSRELPPCNCVKGFAPRNQAEWDDGNWSNGCVRIVSFRCKKENNVSSNRGKGDGFLRLQKMKVPVSAERSLANEKDCATQCLENCSCTAYAYVQGIGCMVWSGSLVDMQSFLPSGIDLYIRIAHSEKRHNYVAIVICVAFVAAAFLLLACQKFKKRSAPESRRRPELMFNRMEPATSENESPYTFKPNEFPLFEFQVLAKATDHFSHRNKLGQGGFGPVYKGKLPEGQEIAVKRLSRASRQGLEELMNEVVVFSKLQHRNLVRVLGCCIEGEERLLVYEYMPNKSLDAYLFDPSKQKILDWKTRFNIMEGISRGLLYLHRDSSPKIIHRDLKASNILLDDNLNPKISDFGLARVFEANEDAAETRRVVGTYGYMSPGYAMEGYFSEKSDVFSLGVIFQEIISGRRNSYKEENILNLLPYA
- the LOC106367004 gene encoding G-type lectin S-receptor-like serine/threonine-protein kinase At1g11330 isoform X1; its protein translation is MVVLVNTRCRFALLLLAAFSCFSLKLCSGGEDTITFSAPVKDSETLLSKNGVFRFGFFTPVNSTAGLRYVGIWYDKSPAQTVVWVANKDAPVNDISGVVSISEDGNLVVKDGRNRLLWSTNITSTMAPNATLVQLMNTGNLRLQDSRSNGEILWESFKHPHNSLLPGMTLGTKNENLKLTSWRSYVDPSTGNYTAGLSPFAYPELLIWKNNAPIWRSGPWNGQVFIGLPDVDGFSLSNDYQGTASLSYGNDSFMFHLDPDGVLYQREYSRASTRGLNTATCDAYGKCGPFASCSSRELPPCNCVKGFAPRNQAEWDDGNWSNGCVRIVSFRCKKENNVSSNRGKGDGFLRLQKMKVPVSAERSLANEKDCATQCLENCSCTAYAYVQGIGCMVWSGSLVDMQSFLPSGIDLYIRIAHSEKRHNYVAIVICVAFVAAAFLLLACQKFKKRSAPESRRRPELMFNRMEPATSENESPYTFKPNEFPLFEFQVLAKATDHFSHRNKLGQGGFGPVYKGKLPEGQEIAVKRLSRASGQGLEELMNEVVVISKLQHRNLVRVLGCCIEGEERLLVYEYMPNKSLDAYLFDPTKQKILDWKTRFNIMEGISRGLLYLHRDSRLRIIHRDLKASNILLDDNLNPKISDFGLARVFEANEDAAETRRVVGTYGYMSPEYAMEGYFSEKSDVFSLGVIFLEIISGRRNSHKEENNLNLLAYAWNLWNDGEAASLANPIVFDECFEKEIAKCVQIGLLCVQQLANDRPNVSNVIWMLTTENAHLPEAKQPAFIARREVSVAGSSDRSSQMVTINDASLTAITGR